The genomic interval TCGTCAAGGCGGGGCGGGCTGTCGTTCATCAAGTAGGGGCGTATAATTATACGCCCCTACAACTCCTCGCAATGATGAAATGAAAAAAACCATGACCAAAACCAAACGCATAGCCATTATAACTCCCGGAGGCGACGCCCCCGGAATGAACGCCGCCATACGCGCCGTGGTGCGCGCGTCGCTCGACGAAAAAATCGAGGTTCTCGGCGTTCGCCGCGGCTACGCGGGACTTCTTGAAAACGATATAATCCCGATGTACGCCCGCTCCGTAAGCGGCATAATCCATCGCGGCGGCACTATTCTGAAAAGCAGCCGGTGTTCCGAAATCAAAAAGGACTCCGCCATCCGCGCCGCCGCCGCAATACTCAAAGCCCGCTCCGTAGGCGCGCTTATCGTCGTCGGCGGCGACGGCTCCATAAGAGCGGCTCAGCGCATTGCCGCCGCCTCGCGCGGCGCCGTCGGCGCGGTATGCCTTCCGGCGTCCATCGACAACGATATTTTCGGTACGGATGAAACCATCGGCTACGACACGGCGCTCAACACGGCCGTCGATGCGGTCGATAAAATCCGCGACACCGCAGTTTCATTCGAC from Elusimicrobia bacterium HGW-Elusimicrobia-1 carries:
- a CDS encoding ATP-dependent 6-phosphofructokinase (catalyzes the formation of D-fructose 1,6-bisphosphate from D-fructose 6-phosphate in glycolysis), with protein sequence MKKTMTKTKRIAIITPGGDAPGMNAAIRAVVRASLDEKIEVLGVRRGYAGLLENDIIPMYARSVSGIIHRGGTILKSSRCSEIKKDSAIRAAAAILKARSVGALIVVGGDGSIRAAQRIAAASRGAVGAVCLPASIDNDIFGTDETIGYDTALNTAVDAVDKIRDTAVSFDRVFIVEVMGREHGYLALDTALAAGAEFVVVPEIKTPVKRIAAEVKTEKSRGKTSVIVVFAEGAGNVRDFASELSRLSGYEVRVSSLGYIQRGGTPSGRTRILAAKFGERAVRLVASGRLNRLIALKDGKICDLPLSKNVGREKTVDRRLYKLVGSLGR